In the Butyrivibrio fibrisolvens genome, one interval contains:
- a CDS encoding IS30 family transposase translates to MIVNSPFVCNGCDRLDIGIGHDACRYIKFKYHAKRAQLLYEDTLKNSRTGISYSPSELADIDNLVSPLLLNGQSISTVFYNHANELPCCERTLYNLVNGCYLTARNIDLPRKVKFKTRYKHGNGRNHDIFTFXXTYADFKSFIAENPDVPICEMDTVIGTNEKGSVLLTLMLRNCHLMIALLLPNKSQASVINALNDLCDQVGIDVFKKIFGVIITDRGTEFSNPLALECDRYGEIKTKVYYCDSYCSWQKGMIEKNHEFIRYVIPKGTSFSGLTQADITLMMNHINNYPRASLNNCTPFALAEMLVDKKLLETLHYHKIMPDSVILKPSLLKK, encoded by the coding sequence TTGATAGTCAACTCACCTTTTGTTTGTAATGGCTGTGACAGGCTTGATATAGGTATTGGTCATGACGCATGTCGCTATATTAAGTTCAAGTATCATGCCAAACGTGCCCAGCTTTTATACGAGGATACTCTAAAGAATTCTCGTACAGGAATATCTTATTCTCCTTCTGAACTCGCAGATATCGACAATCTGGTATCTCCTCTTCTGCTTAACGGGCAATCCATATCCACCGTATTCTATAATCATGCAAATGAGCTACCATGCTGCGAAAGGACACTCTATAACCTGGTTAACGGATGCTATCTTACAGCTAGAAACATTGACTTACCAAGAAAGGTCAAATTTAAAACCAGATATAAGCATGGAAACGGTCGAAATCATGATATTTTTACCTTTGANNGAACATATGCTGATTTCAAGAGCTTTATAGCAGAAAATCCAGATGTACCAATCTGTGAAATGGATACAGTGATTGGAACCAATGAGAAAGGCTCCGTTCTACTTACATTGATGTTAAGGAATTGCCACCTGATGATTGCCTTATTGCTTCCAAACAAGTCTCAGGCAAGCGTTATCAATGCGTTAAACGATCTATGTGATCAGGTAGGAATAGATGTATTTAAAAAGATATTCGGGGTCATAATCACAGACAGAGGCACAGAATTCTCTAATCCTTTAGCTTTGGAATGTGATCGATATGGGGAAATCAAAACAAAAGTATACTATTGCGATTCTTATTGTTCCTGGCAGAAAGGAATGATCGAGAAAAACCATGAGTTCATCAGATATGTTATACCCAAAGGGACAAGCTTTTCCGGACTGACCCAAGCGGATATAACACTCATGATGAACCACATCAACAATTATCCAAGAGCTTCGTTAAACAACTGTACGCCATTCGCACTGGCGGAAATGCTAGTTGATAAGAAGCTCCTGGAAACGCTCCATTATCACAAAATCATGCCGGATAGCGTGATATTGAAGCCTTCATTGTTAAAAAAGTAA
- a CDS encoding helix-turn-helix domain-containing protein: MSQYKHLTFQERICIEELLEKKFSINMIAKKLKKSRSTIAREIQRNRYQVSEARSKIHLCIHEKSCERTHVXVVMNHVTEHALIVLGFVIQINVKILPHNSVI, encoded by the coding sequence ATGTCGCAATATAAACACCTTACATTCCAAGAACGCATTTGTATTGAGGAGTTACTTGAAAAAAAGTTTTCTATCAATATGATTGCAAAGAAACTCAAGAAATCAAGATCAACTATTGCAAGGGAAATTCAGAGAAATCGATATCAGGTATCTGAAGCTCGATCAAAGATCCATCTATGTATACATGAAAAAAGCTGCGAACGTACACATGTATNNGTGGTGATGAATCATGTAACAGAACATGCGCTCATTGTGTTGGGATTTGTCATACAGATAAATGTAAAGATTTTACCCCACAACAGTGTCATTTGA
- a CDS encoding IS30 family transposase — protein MTLDDRVSIQEGLDNNLSPSAISKKIGKARSTVIREITKRRAYKGKRYPGAKPPCVRKKDCVVFGLCNNKRCSSPCRNCHACKDICPEYFPNECERLSKSPHVCNGCIKAPSCNYDRYYYYASYAHNSYQDILISTREGINQDPESLQLLDDIISPLIRKGQSLSHIFANHADEIGCSRSTVYRYLNDSVLTARNIDLPRRVKYKARKTSNGNKLTKEEKLMVLSRSYERFKKYMEQNPDTEVVEMDTVVGPISTSKVLLTLLFRSCNLMLVFLLKQKTQKEVIYALNWLCDELGIELFKQLFPVILTDRGTEFLNPEAIECDRYGEIKTKLFYCDPQCAWQKGALEKNHEFIRYIVPKGTSFDDLTQADITLITNHINSLARDKYHGKTPYQLSKVLIDNRLHEIMKLVEIKPDEVFLKPALIKRQRR, from the coding sequence ATGACATTAGATGACCGTGTATCCATCCAAGAAGGTCTTGATAATAATCTTTCTCCCAGTGCAATTTCCAAAAAAATAGGCAAAGCTCGTTCTACAGTTATTCGGGAAATAACTAAACGTAGAGCTTACAAAGGCAAGCGTTACCCAGGTGCAAAGCCACCCTGTGTACGAAAAAAAGACTGCGTAGTGTTTGGCTTATGCAATAACAAGCGATGTAGCAGCCCCTGCAGAAATTGTCATGCATGCAAAGATATATGTCCTGAATATTTTCCAAATGAGTGTGAAAGGCTTAGCAAATCACCGCATGTATGTAATGGATGCATTAAAGCTCCTTCTTGTAACTATGACAGATATTATTACTATGCTTCATATGCCCATAATTCGTATCAGGACATACTGATAAGCACTAGGGAAGGAATTAATCAGGATCCCGAGTCTCTCCAGTTATTGGATGATATTATCTCCCCTCTCATAAGAAAAGGCCAGTCTCTTTCTCATATATTTGCCAATCACGCTGATGAAATTGGCTGCAGCCGAAGTACTGTTTACAGATATTTAAATGATTCCGTACTTACGGCAAGAAATATTGATTTGCCTAGACGAGTCAAATATAAGGCGCGTAAGACTTCAAATGGTAATAAGCTGACCAAAGAAGAAAAGCTTATGGTTTTATCTAGAAGCTATGAACGCTTCAAGAAATATATGGAACAGAACCCTGATACGGAGGTTGTTGAAATGGATACCGTTGTTGGGCCAATATCTACCAGCAAAGTATTACTTACTCTCCTGTTCAGATCATGCAATCTCATGCTTGTTTTCCTTTTGAAGCAAAAGACTCAGAAGGAGGTTATCTATGCATTAAACTGGCTTTGTGATGAACTAGGAATAGAGTTATTTAAACAGTTATTCCCTGTCATACTAACGGATCGTGGAACGGAATTCTTAAATCCTGAAGCAATTGAATGCGACCGATATGGGGAAATCAAAACAAAGCTGTTCTATTGTGATCCACAATGTGCCTGGCAGAAAGGTGCACTGGAAAAGAACCACGAATTCATAAGGTATATCGTTCCTAAAGGCACTTCCTTTGATGATTTGACTCAGGCCGATATCACTCTGATAACCAATCACATAAATAGCCTCGCACGTGATAAATATCATGGAAAAACGCCGTATCAGTTATCAAAAGTATTAATTGACAACAGGCTCCATGAAATCATGAAGCTTGTTGAAATAAAGCCGGATGAAGTTTTTCTCAAGCCTGCGCTCATCAAAAGACAGCGTAGATAG
- a CDS encoding DUF3237 family protein: protein MTNLLENAQSGTEILTIDVILTEFNEVKGHSGDACMILFNGYCHCDIFNGDILNGGVDTQKQDVGSDFRSLSARYILQGKDFEGKDCRIFIENNGVNKGGDFVTTPKILTDSEALKVLENMELVGSIGGTDEEGHIQIHIKVK, encoded by the coding sequence TTGACTAATTTACTTGAAAATGCTCAGTCGGGCACAGAAATTCTCACAATCGACGTAATTCTCACAGAATTTAATGAAGTTAAGGGGCACAGCGGCGATGCCTGCATGATTCTTTTTAACGGCTATTGTCACTGTGATATTTTTAATGGTGATATCCTTAATGGCGGCGTTGATACACAAAAGCAGGATGTCGGAAGCGACTTCAGATCTTTATCTGCAAGATATATACTTCAGGGAAAAGACTTCGAAGGTAAGGATTGCAGAATCTTCATAGAGAATAATGGCGTTAATAAAGGTGGAGACTTTGTAACAACTCCTAAGATCCTTACAGACAGTGAAGCTCTTAAGGTTCTTGAAAATATGGAGCTTGTCGGAAGTATCGGCGGAACAGATGAGGAAGGACATATCCAGATTCATATCAAAGTTAAATAA
- a CDS encoding 4Fe-4S dicluster domain-containing protein — protein sequence MRGIYTSVNDIRKRVFAEVAKLSYNYKDGDLSEMEMIPYRIIPGEESKYRESVFLERAIVKERMRLAMGLSLRSAAEHAPVSTGAEECVKPEKYYQPPLINIIKFACNKCPDNVVTVSNQCQACLAHPCHEVCPRDAIKFDHGKSVIDQEKCIKCGRCIEVCPYNAIIRVERPCAKACGVKAIKSDDLGRAEIDYDKCVSCGMCLANCPFGAIADKAQIFQVIQAIKSDTPVYAAIAPAIVGQFGPDLTLDKMRYAFRALGFTDAVEVAIGADLCTLQEADDFIKEVPEKLPFMGTSCCPAWSVMAKKEFPEQAKCISMALTPMVLTGRLLKQQHPDCKVAFIGPCAAKKLEASRKSVRSDVDFVLTFEEVMGMFEAKGVNFAEFETHNTMHGGSGDGRAFAISGGVANAVANVIKERYPDRDVKVEKAEGLDNCKKMLALAKAGKYDGYLLEGMACPGGCIGGAGTVMPIAKSKAAILQNQKQSSKAHSYESTYEEWLEELAERD from the coding sequence ATTCGTGGCATCTATACGTCGGTAAACGATATTCGTAAGCGTGTGTTTGCGGAAGTCGCTAAGCTGTCCTACAACTATAAGGATGGCGATCTTTCAGAGATGGAAATGATTCCATACCGTATCATTCCTGGCGAGGAATCCAAGTACAGAGAAAGTGTCTTTCTTGAAAGAGCTATTGTTAAAGAGAGAATGCGTCTTGCCATGGGCTTATCTCTTAGAAGCGCTGCTGAGCATGCACCTGTATCCACAGGAGCTGAAGAATGCGTTAAGCCTGAGAAGTATTATCAGCCACCTCTTATCAACATCATTAAATTCGCTTGTAACAAATGCCCTGACAACGTAGTTACCGTAAGTAACCAGTGTCAGGCTTGTCTCGCACATCCATGTCATGAGGTTTGTCCTCGTGATGCTATCAAATTTGATCACGGTAAATCTGTTATCGATCAGGAAAAATGTATTAAGTGCGGCAGATGTATAGAAGTTTGCCCTTATAATGCTATCATCCGTGTAGAAAGACCTTGTGCTAAGGCTTGCGGCGTTAAGGCCATTAAATCTGATGATCTTGGACGAGCAGAGATCGATTATGATAAGTGCGTAAGCTGCGGAATGTGCCTTGCAAACTGTCCATTTGGTGCTATCGCAGATAAAGCTCAGATATTCCAGGTAATTCAGGCTATTAAGAGCGATACTCCTGTATACGCAGCTATTGCTCCTGCTATCGTAGGCCAGTTTGGACCTGACCTTACTCTTGATAAAATGCGCTATGCATTCAGGGCTCTGGGATTTACAGATGCTGTAGAAGTTGCTATAGGTGCTGACCTTTGTACACTTCAGGAAGCTGATGACTTTATAAAAGAAGTTCCTGAAAAGCTTCCATTCATGGGAACATCCTGCTGTCCTGCATGGTCAGTAATGGCTAAGAAGGAATTCCCGGAACAGGCAAAATGCATATCCATGGCACTTACACCTATGGTTCTTACAGGAAGACTTCTCAAACAGCAGCATCCTGACTGCAAAGTTGCTTTTATCGGACCTTGCGCAGCTAAAAAGCTTGAAGCAAGTAGAAAGTCAGTTCGAAGCGATGTAGACTTTGTTCTTACTTTCGAGGAAGTTATGGGTATGTTCGAGGCTAAAGGCGTTAACTTTGCTGAATTCGAGACTCATAATACAATGCATGGCGGATCCGGAGACGGTAGAGCCTTTGCCATCAGCGGCGGCGTAGCAAATGCCGTAGCAAATGTTATTAAAGAAAGATATCCTGATAGAGACGTTAAGGTTGAAAAAGCTGAAGGTCTTGATAACTGTAAGAAGATGCTTGCTCTTGCTAAAGCAGGCAAATACGACGGCTACCTTCTTGAAGGTATGGCTTGTCCGGGCGGCTGTATAGGCGGTGCCGGAACCGTAATGCCTATTGCCAAGTCCAAAGCTGCTATTCTTCAGAATCAGAAACAGTCTAGTAAGGCTCACTCTTATGAGAGTACATATGAGGAGTGGTTGGAAGAGCTGGCTGAAAGGGATTAA
- a CDS encoding LURP-one-related family protein has translation MGVFSKVHRYRDAGQEANVNNVANFGTPAKSLFTSTKVFTLHHKIDITDNMENVVYRAQSKFFSLHDKTDIFDSADRRIAHVEKKIFSLHERHYITMEDGTYFELSNEIFHIIKDITNIEGLGWQLRGNILGLNFEIYDGNGEVVAVISQKMLSIHDKYCVDIYKTEYEKIIVAILVTLQHMIKDRASAASASSSSSSSS, from the coding sequence ATGGGAGTTTTTTCTAAGGTTCATCGTTATCGCGATGCAGGGCAGGAAGCCAACGTCAACAATGTTGCAAACTTCGGAACCCCTGCCAAGTCATTATTCACAAGCACAAAAGTTTTCACGCTTCATCACAAGATCGATATCACTGACAATATGGAGAATGTAGTGTATCGTGCCCAGAGCAAGTTCTTTTCACTACATGATAAGACAGATATATTTGATTCTGCTGATAGAAGGATTGCTCATGTTGAGAAAAAAATCTTCTCACTCCATGAAAGACATTACATAACCATGGAAGATGGGACCTACTTCGAGCTTTCAAACGAGATATTCCATATAATCAAGGACATCACTAACATTGAAGGCCTTGGATGGCAGCTTAGAGGCAATATCCTTGGACTTAATTTCGAGATCTATGATGGAAATGGGGAAGTAGTAGCTGTTATTTCACAAAAAATGCTTTCTATACATGATAAGTACTGCGTAGATATATACAAAACAGAGTATGAGAAGATCATAGTTGCGATCCTTGTTACACTTCAGCATATGATCAAAGACAGGGCATCCGCAGCTTCTGCATCATCGTCTTCATCTTCATCCAGCTAA
- a CDS encoding glycosyltransferase yields the protein MKISLLNDSFPPVIDGVANVVMNYASILHEMEGNSVMVATPKYPNTNYYQYPYLVIPYQSFDTTEIIKGYRAGNPFAIREFQDMKDYNPDIIHSHCPVSSTVLARLLRRETGAPIVFTYHTKFDVDIARAVKAELVQKEAINVLVKNIEACDDVWVVSKGAGENLKSLGYEGEYRVMNNGVDFAKGRASEAEIVEATKDYDIPDNVPVFIYVGRIIKYKGLPIILDACELLDKAGMDFRMVFVGSGPDADELKERAKNLGKKVIFTGPIYDRNVLKAWNTRADLFLFPSVYDTNGLVVREAAACGLASVLIKDSCASEGVTDGRNGYIIEENAQSMADLIQRVCKDMDAVHDVGQHAMDEIYISWEDSVHMAYERYGEVLELKAAGKLEDHRKLTARLEDYYSLLEPYKDALTRFPFDIQDDIKDFSHGLYHGVKNFSINSTNKVNDAIEKFYNSYDKFISELDIGSKDWH from the coding sequence ATGAAAATCAGTCTTTTGAACGATTCTTTTCCACCTGTAATTGATGGTGTAGCTAATGTAGTCATGAATTATGCAAGTATCCTCCACGAAATGGAGGGTAATAGCGTTATGGTCGCGACTCCCAAGTACCCAAACACTAACTACTATCAGTATCCGTATCTTGTAATTCCGTATCAGAGCTTTGATACAACCGAGATAATCAAAGGATACAGAGCGGGTAATCCTTTTGCCATAAGGGAATTCCAGGATATGAAGGATTATAATCCTGATATCATCCACTCTCACTGCCCTGTATCTTCTACTGTTCTTGCAAGGCTTCTTCGCCGCGAAACAGGGGCTCCTATTGTTTTTACATATCATACTAAATTTGATGTAGATATAGCGCGTGCTGTAAAAGCTGAACTTGTTCAGAAAGAAGCTATAAACGTCCTTGTTAAGAATATCGAAGCCTGTGATGATGTTTGGGTAGTAAGTAAGGGCGCCGGAGAAAACCTTAAGTCTCTTGGCTACGAAGGCGAATACCGCGTTATGAACAACGGTGTTGATTTTGCCAAAGGAAGAGCTTCTGAAGCCGAGATAGTTGAGGCAACCAAGGACTATGATATTCCGGACAACGTTCCTGTATTTATCTACGTTGGAAGGATCATCAAATACAAGGGGCTTCCTATAATCCTTGATGCCTGCGAGCTTCTTGATAAGGCAGGAATGGACTTCAGAATGGTATTTGTTGGAAGCGGACCAGATGCTGATGAACTAAAAGAAAGAGCTAAGAACCTTGGGAAAAAAGTCATTTTCACAGGTCCTATATATGATAGAAATGTACTTAAAGCGTGGAACACAAGGGCAGACCTTTTCCTGTTCCCGTCTGTTTATGATACTAACGGTCTTGTCGTAAGAGAGGCTGCAGCCTGCGGCCTTGCGAGCGTTCTGATAAAAGACTCCTGTGCTTCAGAAGGCGTAACTGACGGACGAAATGGTTATATCATTGAAGAAAACGCTCAGTCTATGGCAGACCTTATCCAAAGAGTCTGCAAGGACATGGATGCTGTCCATGATGTGGGTCAGCATGCAATGGATGAGATATACATATCCTGGGAAGACAGTGTACATATGGCTTACGAGCGTTACGGAGAAGTTCTGGAACTAAAGGCTGCCGGCAAGCTTGAAGATCACAGAAAGCTTACTGCAAGACTTGAAGATTACTATTCTCTTCTTGAACCATACAAGGATGCCCTGACGCGTTTCCCTTTTGATATTCAGGATGATATTAAGGACTTTTCCCACGGACTTTATCACGGGGTTAAGAACTTTTCAATAAACTCAACCAACAAGGTTAATGATGCTATTGAAAAGTTTTACAATTCATATGACAAGTTTATTTCTGAATTAGATATTGGATCTAAGGATTGGCACTAA
- a CDS encoding alpha-glucosidase — translation MENNNTNDIVKNNIIKDFRSMSFYQIWIRSFADGNGDGIGDLLGVYNKLDYLKSLGVDGIWFSPLYPSPNADFGYDISDYYNIHPDYGDLDLFRKVLKGAHDRGLKVLMDLVVNHTSDEHNWFLESKKSRDNKYSDYYIWKDPKIVKGEKRPPNNWDSLFEGKAWEYVPERDQYYLHIFARKQPDLNMDNPVVREEVKKIMRFWLDMGVDGFREDVITFISKHPDLPDGYPFIPVANGMPFYKDGPRIQEYLREFRDVCLEYGALQIGEAPMTTVETALSYITGKERTLDMMFHFDHMMADCFLTEYIHRDFNLVKLKSAFSKWQTRLLGKGWNALYLENHDHPRIISRYGNEKKYWRESGTALAASYIFQQGTPFIYQGQEIGMTNISLSSIDKYIDVSSHNNYKNFHTNEPERKRLKRIQMSSRDSSRTPMQWTPEKYAGFSTNKPWFYINHNYKTVNVETEDKDPDSILNFYRKCLSLRKEHEGLIYGRYREYFHLSKKLYVYGRRWKDERYLIVISFSDNNEKLKVPKGYDLNEAELLLSNYNDTDSIDLYSDLRPYEVRLFKSIKEGLTHLKVPHLQNNSKE, via the coding sequence TTGGAAAATAATAATACAAATGATATAGTCAAAAACAACATAATCAAAGACTTCAGAAGCATGTCCTTCTACCAGATATGGATTAGGAGCTTTGCTGACGGCAATGGTGATGGCATTGGCGATCTTCTTGGCGTTTACAATAAGCTTGACTATCTTAAGTCTCTTGGAGTAGACGGAATCTGGTTTTCACCGCTCTACCCCTCTCCTAATGCTGACTTTGGTTATGATATATCAGACTATTACAACATTCATCCTGATTATGGCGATCTCGACCTTTTCCGTAAGGTCTTAAAGGGTGCTCATGACAGGGGACTTAAGGTTTTGATGGACCTTGTTGTAAATCACACTTCTGATGAACATAACTGGTTTCTTGAAAGTAAAAAGAGCCGTGACAATAAGTACAGCGACTACTACATCTGGAAGGATCCCAAGATCGTAAAGGGCGAAAAACGCCCGCCTAATAACTGGGATTCACTTTTTGAAGGCAAAGCCTGGGAATATGTACCGGAGAGAGACCAATACTATTTACATATTTTTGCAAGAAAACAGCCAGACCTTAACATGGACAATCCCGTAGTCAGAGAAGAAGTTAAGAAGATCATGCGATTCTGGCTTGATATGGGCGTTGACGGCTTTAGAGAGGACGTTATCACCTTCATATCAAAGCATCCTGACCTTCCTGACGGATATCCATTTATTCCTGTTGCCAACGGTATGCCTTTTTATAAGGACGGGCCAAGGATTCAGGAATATCTCAGGGAATTCAGGGATGTCTGCCTTGAATATGGTGCGCTTCAGATAGGCGAAGCACCGATGACTACAGTTGAAACTGCTCTTTCGTATATCACGGGCAAAGAGCGAACACTTGATATGATGTTCCACTTTGACCATATGATGGCGGATTGTTTTCTGACAGAGTATATACACAGGGATTTTAACCTTGTAAAGCTTAAGAGCGCCTTTAGTAAGTGGCAGACAAGGCTTCTGGGTAAAGGCTGGAATGCTCTTTATCTTGAAAATCATGACCATCCGCGTATCATTAGCCGTTATGGCAATGAAAAAAAATACTGGAGAGAAAGCGGAACTGCCCTTGCGGCGAGCTATATATTCCAGCAGGGCACACCTTTTATCTATCAGGGCCAGGAAATCGGCATGACCAACATAAGCCTTAGCTCCATAGATAAATACATTGACGTATCATCTCACAACAATTACAAGAATTTCCATACTAACGAGCCTGAAAGAAAGCGTCTTAAAAGGATTCAGATGTCGAGCCGCGACTCTTCCAGAACTCCTATGCAGTGGACTCCTGAAAAATATGCAGGCTTCTCTACTAATAAGCCATGGTTTTATATAAATCATAACTATAAGACTGTTAACGTAGAGACTGAAGACAAGGATCCGGACAGCATCCTGAACTTCTACAGGAAGTGTCTTTCTTTGAGAAAAGAGCATGAAGGGCTTATTTATGGCAGATATCGTGAGTATTTCCATTTGAGCAAGAAGCTGTATGTGTATGGAAGACGATGGAAAGATGAACGTTATCTTATCGTGATCTCTTTTTCTGATAATAATGAAAAGTTAAAGGTTCCGAAAGGATATGATCTTAATGAAGCCGAGCTACTTCTATCCAATTACAATGATACTGATAGTATAGATTTATATTCAGATTTACGCCCCTATGAAGTTAGGCTTTTCAAATCTATAAAAGAAGGTTTAACGCATTTAAAAGTTCCTCACTTGCAGAACAATTCTAAAGAGTGA